A genome region from Sphingobium sp. CR2-8 includes the following:
- a CDS encoding DUF3237 domain-containing protein has translation MTRRTAMMGGAAAAVAAPGTAAGRDTKPTIADARSHFPETAPGLELIMQLLVEVADAIDLGSGPDGARRMVPILGGRFEGRGVSGVVMPGGADRQRVRADGIRQLDALYELKADDGTIMTVHNRVMVDDSVARNGTGRYARSVVTVAAPDGQHAWLNRGIIIGTLTSLRPKQPFVYVRLYRVT, from the coding sequence GTGACGCGACGTACCGCGATGATGGGGGGCGCTGCTGCGGCGGTGGCAGCGCCCGGCACAGCGGCAGGACGGGATACCAAGCCTACCATCGCCGATGCGCGGTCGCATTTCCCCGAAACGGCGCCGGGCCTGGAATTGATCATGCAGTTGCTGGTGGAGGTCGCGGATGCGATCGACCTGGGCAGCGGCCCGGACGGGGCACGCCGAATGGTGCCGATATTGGGTGGTCGCTTCGAGGGGCGCGGAGTGTCCGGCGTCGTGATGCCTGGCGGTGCGGATCGCCAGCGCGTGCGTGCGGATGGCATCCGGCAACTCGATGCCCTTTATGAACTGAAAGCCGACGACGGCACGATCATGACCGTCCATAACAGGGTCATGGTTGATGACAGTGTCGCGCGCAACGGTACGGGTCGCTACGCCCGATCGGTCGTGACCGTCGCCGCGCCAGACGGCCAACACGCCTGGCTCAATCGAGGCATCATCATCGGCACTTTGACGAGCCTTCGTCCCAAGCAGCCCTTCGTTTACGTCAGGCTGTACCGGGTGACATGA
- a CDS encoding HVO_A0114 family putative DNA-binding protein — protein sequence MNIVTLSVASRDDVTRRALAAFGGEAEGAHHSFASPDLLWQTLTRKRWDLIQAMTGQGVMSIREAARRVGRDMKAVHGDVQALICAGVIHKEGRGIVFPYDGVHVDFMLTKAA from the coding sequence ATGAACATCGTAACGCTCTCCGTCGCCAGCCGCGACGATGTGACGCGCCGTGCGCTTGCCGCTTTCGGGGGCGAGGCCGAGGGCGCGCATCATAGCTTCGCCAGTCCCGATCTGTTGTGGCAGACGCTCACCCGCAAGCGCTGGGATTTGATCCAGGCGATGACCGGACAGGGCGTCATGTCGATCCGTGAGGCCGCGCGGCGCGTGGGCCGGGACATGAAGGCGGTGCATGGCGACGTGCAGGCACTCATCTGCGCTGGTGTAATCCATAAGGAAGGGCGCGGCATCGTCTTTCCCTATGACGGCGTCCATGTCGATTTCATGCTGACTAAGGCTGCCTGA
- the dctA gene encoding C4-dicarboxylate transporter DctA, whose protein sequence is MVSRLLGQLYIQVLIGIAIGAMVGVLFPQVAVALQPLADAFIKLIKMLLAPIIFGTVVLGIARMGNVKEVGRIGVRALIYFEIVSTFALVIGLVVVNLMKPGVGMNIDVGTLDASGLAKYQPASQEQHGVVDFFLNIIPTTIVDAFAKGAMLQIILIAVLMGYALVSIGKRGEPLTAVVEAMTQMLFRIVGMVMKLAPIGAGAGVAYTIGKHGLGSLWGLGHLMLAVYLTSAIFVVVVIGSIARWAGFPLLQFFRYFKDELLVTFATCSTEAVLPRMMAKLERLGVAKPVVGLVLPTGYTFNADGTCIYLTMAAIFIAQATDTPLTLWHQIVILGVLLLTSKGSAGVAGGGFVTLAATLSTFPDIPAAGLVLLLGVDRFMNEARAVTNLIGNGVATIAIAKWEGALDAHTVNAVIAEQKGERPRSITLPPRGTADSHH, encoded by the coding sequence ATGGTGTCGCGCCTGCTGGGTCAGTTATATATTCAGGTACTGATCGGCATAGCCATCGGCGCAATGGTCGGCGTCCTCTTCCCGCAAGTCGCGGTAGCGTTGCAGCCGCTCGCAGATGCCTTCATCAAACTCATCAAGATGCTGCTCGCGCCGATTATCTTCGGCACCGTGGTGCTCGGTATCGCCAGGATGGGCAACGTCAAGGAGGTCGGACGTATAGGCGTGCGCGCGCTGATCTATTTCGAGATCGTCTCCACCTTCGCGCTGGTGATCGGCCTGGTCGTCGTGAACCTGATGAAGCCGGGCGTCGGCATGAACATCGACGTGGGAACGCTGGATGCCAGCGGCTTGGCCAAATACCAGCCCGCTTCGCAGGAACAGCATGGCGTGGTCGACTTCTTCCTGAACATCATCCCGACGACGATCGTCGATGCATTCGCCAAGGGCGCGATGTTGCAGATCATCCTGATCGCCGTCCTGATGGGCTATGCGCTGGTGTCGATCGGCAAGCGCGGCGAGCCGCTGACGGCGGTTGTCGAAGCGATGACGCAGATGCTGTTTCGCATCGTCGGCATGGTGATGAAGCTGGCACCCATCGGCGCTGGCGCGGGTGTCGCCTATACGATCGGCAAGCACGGTCTTGGCTCACTCTGGGGTCTTGGCCATCTTATGCTGGCGGTCTATCTGACTTCCGCGATCTTCGTCGTCGTCGTGATCGGCAGCATCGCGCGCTGGGCAGGCTTTCCGCTTCTCCAGTTTTTCCGCTATTTCAAGGACGAACTGCTCGTCACCTTCGCCACCTGCTCGACCGAAGCCGTGCTGCCGCGGATGATGGCCAAGCTGGAGCGACTGGGCGTCGCCAAGCCCGTCGTCGGCCTCGTCCTGCCGACCGGCTATACCTTCAATGCCGACGGAACCTGTATCTACCTGACGATGGCGGCGATCTTCATCGCACAGGCGACCGACACACCGCTGACATTGTGGCACCAGATCGTGATCCTGGGCGTCCTGCTATTGACCTCGAAGGGTTCCGCCGGGGTCGCGGGTGGTGGCTTCGTCACGCTGGCGGCGACGCTGTCGACCTTCCCGGACATTCCTGCCGCTGGCCTGGTGCTGCTGCTCGGCGTCGATCGCTTCATGAACGAGGCGCGCGCCGTCACCAACCTGATCGGCAACGGCGTCGCCACGATCGCCATCGCCAAATGGGAAGGCGCGCTCGACGCTCACACCGTCAACGCCGTCATTGCGGAGCAAAAGGGCGAGCGGCCGCGCAGCATCACGCTGCCTCCGAGGGGTACGGCGGATAGCCATCACTGA
- a CDS encoding alpha/beta hydrolase → MRVDVTSGQVDTIGGVIYSQVKTQRAIRQLRMTVLVPRTNDLKPAIVYFPGGGFTSADYEKYSEMRTALARAGFVVAAAEYRVVPDKFPALVQDGKAAIRYLREHAEEYGIDPARIGVIGDSAGGYVAQMLGTTNGEKAFDKGDFLDKSSNVQAAVTLYGISDLRSIGEGFPDAVQKVHQSPSVTEALLVNGPAFGKFPGAAISSDPEKVLAASSLGHVKGRKPPFFIMHGTADTLVSPAQSAHLYEALKAGGNKVDYILVEGAGHGDLPWYQAPVIERVVNWFKQILGEPIKGAAKVPTTPGARL, encoded by the coding sequence ATGCGGGTCGACGTGACGAGCGGACAGGTCGACACGATCGGCGGCGTGATATATTCGCAGGTCAAGACGCAGCGCGCGATCCGCCAGCTAAGGATGACCGTGCTCGTCCCCCGCACCAACGACCTTAAGCCGGCGATCGTCTATTTCCCCGGCGGTGGCTTCACCTCGGCTGATTATGAGAAATATTCCGAGATGCGCACGGCGCTGGCGCGGGCCGGCTTCGTTGTTGCAGCGGCGGAATATCGCGTCGTGCCGGACAAATTCCCGGCGCTCGTCCAGGATGGCAAGGCCGCGATCCGGTACCTGCGAGAACATGCGGAGGAATATGGCATCGATCCTGCGCGGATCGGCGTGATCGGGGATTCGGCCGGGGGCTATGTTGCGCAGATGCTCGGTACGACTAATGGCGAGAAGGCTTTCGACAAGGGCGATTTCCTAGACAAATCCTCGAATGTACAGGCAGCGGTGACGCTCTACGGCATCTCCGATCTCCGCAGCATCGGTGAAGGGTTTCCCGACGCCGTACAAAAGGTTCACCAGTCGCCCTCCGTCACGGAAGCATTGTTGGTGAACGGTCCGGCGTTCGGAAAATTTCCCGGCGCAGCGATTAGCAGCGACCCTGAAAAAGTGCTCGCGGCAAGCTCTCTGGGTCACGTCAAAGGCAGGAAACCGCCGTTCTTCATTATGCACGGCACCGCCGATACACTCGTATCCCCTGCACAAAGCGCGCACCTTTACGAAGCCCTCAAGGCGGGTGGAAACAAGGTCGACTATATTCTGGTCGAAGGCGCGGGGCATGGCGATCTTCCTTGGTATCAAGCACCGGTCATCGAGCGAGTGGTGAATTGGTTCAAGCAAATCCTTGGAGAGCCGATTAAAGGGGCAGCCAAAGTTCCGACGACCCCCGGTGCCAGATTATAG
- the traA gene encoding Ti-type conjugative transfer relaxase TraA: MAIFHFSVQVISRAAGRSAVSAAAYRAGERLHDERLDRPQDFRARSGVEHSEILLPEGEPEQWRDRERLWNDVEAFEKRKDAQLAREVEFAIPREMTKAQGIELTRDFVSAQFVDRGMIADLNVHWDIGVDGQPKPHAHVMLTMREVVQREDGTTGFGAKVREWNDHENVERWRERWETHVNTRLAELDIDARIDHRSLADQGIDLEPQSKIGGPAHRMDAQGLEADRAELHREIARENGERIIADPGIALNAITHQQATFTNRDMAMFIHRHSDGQEQFNAAMRAVRGSPDLIALGKDGRGDERFTSREMIETEQRMSRAADRLAMDRSDGLSAVATYAIRTAESAGLTLGAEQESALRRITDGRGLSLVLGYAGTGKSAMLGVARDVWESAGLNVRGAALAGIAAEGLENGSGIVSRTIASMEHGWAQGRDLLSARDVLVIDEAGMVGTRQMERVLSHAANVGAKVVLVGDPQQLQSIEAGAAFRAIHERHGGVEITQVRRQHEGWQQNATRHLATGRTGEAIAAYADKGMVHQGETREGARRDLVERWDRERQASPDASRIILAHTNAEVRDLNEAARAAMRNAGELGDERQVKTERGDRLFASGDRIIFLRNERSLGVKNGALGTIEHVNEAHMSVRTDDGRVVSFDTKNYRDLDHGYAATIHKAQGMTVDRAHVLATPGMDRHGAYVAMSRHRDGMALHYGRDDFRDQPRLVRTLSRECAKDMATDYRQADPAREYAERRGISFGERVAEIVRPIVEKARGIFDNFRPNVPSQQERDIFAGFQPKAEPLEQERAVQRQPEYDAQPMRAGGVRGAVERYAKALDAIQQARSQGLDAMPHQREAFDRARDALDAIRPEGASDLDSAFRSSPELVREAADGRGQAAVRAMQLETEIRMDPFKRADRFVEGWQQLQRHHAELVRDGNFRGAKSAAQQMAGMAKSLERDAQLESVLGLRSRELGLEIGQQAARNLSHNLASSIPFDHGRDISRGMSR; this comes from the coding sequence ATGGCGATCTTCCATTTCTCCGTTCAGGTCATCTCTCGCGCGGCGGGCCGCTCCGCCGTCTCCGCTGCCGCCTATCGCGCGGGCGAGCGCCTGCACGATGAACGCCTTGATCGGCCCCAAGATTTCCGCGCCCGCTCCGGCGTCGAGCATAGCGAGATCCTGTTGCCCGAAGGCGAGCCCGAACAATGGCGCGACCGCGAACGCCTGTGGAACGACGTTGAGGCATTTGAGAAACGCAAGGACGCCCAGCTTGCCCGCGAGGTCGAGTTCGCCATTCCGCGCGAAATGACCAAGGCGCAGGGCATTGAACTGACCCGCGATTTCGTATCCGCGCAGTTTGTCGATCGCGGCATGATTGCCGATCTCAATGTGCATTGGGACATTGGCGTGGATGGCCAACCCAAGCCGCACGCCCATGTCATGCTCACCATGCGGGAGGTCGTGCAGCGTGAGGACGGCACCACTGGCTTCGGGGCAAAGGTGCGCGAGTGGAACGATCATGAGAATGTTGAGCGCTGGCGCGAACGCTGGGAGACCCACGTCAATACCCGCCTTGCCGAACTCGACATCGATGCGCGGATCGATCACCGCAGCCTTGCCGATCAGGGCATCGACCTCGAACCGCAAAGCAAGATCGGCGGTCCTGCGCACCGGATGGACGCCCAGGGGCTGGAAGCCGACCGCGCCGAACTGCATCGCGAGATCGCGCGAGAAAATGGCGAACGCATCATCGCTGATCCCGGCATTGCCCTTAACGCCATCACCCACCAGCAGGCGACATTCACCAATCGCGATATGGCGATGTTCATCCACCGGCACAGCGACGGGCAGGAGCAATTCAACGCCGCCATGCGCGCGGTGCGCGGCTCGCCCGACCTGATCGCCCTGGGCAAGGATGGGCGCGGCGACGAGCGGTTCACCTCGCGCGAGATGATCGAGACCGAGCAGCGGATGAGCCGCGCTGCTGACAGGCTTGCGATGGACCGGAGCGATGGCCTCTCGGCGGTGGCGACCTACGCCATTCGCACCGCCGAGAGTGCGGGCCTTACCCTGGGGGCAGAGCAAGAATCCGCGTTGCGCCGTATAACGGACGGACGCGGATTGTCACTGGTGCTGGGTTATGCCGGGACCGGCAAAAGCGCCATGCTGGGTGTGGCGCGCGACGTGTGGGAAAGCGCGGGCCTTAATGTGCGTGGCGCGGCGCTTGCGGGCATCGCCGCCGAGGGTCTTGAGAATGGAAGCGGCATAGTGTCGCGCACCATTGCCAGCATGGAACATGGCTGGGCGCAGGGCCGCGATTTGCTTAGTGCTCGCGACGTGCTGGTGATCGACGAGGCGGGCATGGTCGGCACGCGCCAGATGGAGCGCGTGCTGTCGCATGCCGCCAATGTTGGTGCGAAGGTCGTGCTGGTCGGCGATCCGCAGCAATTGCAGTCGATCGAGGCGGGCGCAGCGTTCCGCGCCATCCATGAGCGCCATGGCGGTGTCGAGATCACGCAGGTTCGCCGTCAGCATGAAGGATGGCAGCAGAACGCCACCCGGCATCTGGCGACCGGCAGGACCGGCGAAGCGATTGCCGCCTATGCCGACAAGGGCATGGTGCATCAGGGCGAGACGCGCGAGGGAGCGCGGCGCGATCTTGTCGAGCGCTGGGATCGCGAACGGCAAGCAAGCCCCGATGCCAGCCGCATCATCCTGGCCCACACCAATGCGGAGGTGCGCGACCTCAACGAGGCTGCGCGCGCCGCGATGCGCAATGCGGGCGAATTAGGCGACGAGCGCCAGGTGAAGACCGAGCGCGGCGACCGCCTGTTCGCATCTGGCGACCGCATCATATTCCTGCGCAACGAGCGCAGCCTGGGGGTGAAGAACGGCGCCCTGGGCACCATCGAACATGTGAATGAGGCCCATATGTCCGTCCGAACCGATGACGGGCGTGTCGTGTCGTTCGACACCAAAAATTATCGCGACCTTGACCACGGCTATGCCGCCACCATCCACAAGGCGCAGGGCATGACCGTGGACAGGGCGCATGTGCTGGCGACGCCGGGCATGGATCGCCACGGGGCCTATGTCGCCATGTCGCGCCATCGCGACGGCATGGCGCTCCATTATGGGCGCGACGATTTTCGCGATCAGCCCCGGCTTGTCCGCACGCTCTCGCGCGAGTGCGCCAAGGACATGGCGACCGATTACAGACAAGCCGACCCCGCAAGGGAATATGCCGAGCGGCGCGGCATTAGCTTTGGCGAGCGGGTCGCGGAAATCGTCAGGCCGATCGTCGAGAAAGCGCGCGGGATATTCGACAATTTCCGACCCAATGTCCCTTCGCAGCAGGAACGCGACATATTTGCGGGCTTCCAGCCGAAGGCCGAGCCGCTCGAGCAGGAGCGGGCCGTTCAGCGCCAGCCCGAATATGATGCGCAGCCGATGCGCGCTGGCGGCGTGCGCGGCGCGGTGGAGCGCTACGCCAAAGCGCTGGACGCGATCCAGCAGGCTCGTTCGCAGGGTCTGGACGCCATGCCGCACCAGCGCGAGGCGTTCGACAGGGCGCGCGATGCTCTGGACGCCATCCGTCCCGAAGGGGCGTCCGACCTCGATAGCGCGTTCCGCAGCAGCCCGGAGCTTGTCCGTGAAGCTGCCGACGGGCGCGGCCAGGCCGCCGTGCGGGCGATGCAGTTGGAGACCGAAATCCGCATGGACCCGTTCAAGCGCGCCGACCGATTCGTGGAAGGATGGCAGCAGTTGCAGCGCCATCATGCCGAGTTGGTACGCGACGGCAATTTCCGGGGCGCGAAAAGTGCCGCTCAGCAAATGGCGGGCATGGCCAAAAGCCTTGAACGCGATGCCCAGCTTGAATCGGTGCTTGGCCTGCGTAGCCGCGAACTTGGGCTTGAGATCGGCCAACAGGCGGCCCGCAACCTCTCCCACAACCTCGCATCCTCCATTCCCTTCGATCACGGACGCGACATCAGTCGCGGCATGAGCCGCTAA
- a CDS encoding toxin-antitoxin system TumE family protein has product MKAEPLLNERHQLDAKSFVELRIWRVPQPVKGSIHDLKYALAYIVDGVCVLRYDNEAGKGDHRHIGESETAYAFTTPAALLADFWKDVDQWRQK; this is encoded by the coding sequence ATGAAGGCGGAACCGTTGCTCAACGAACGTCACCAGCTTGATGCGAAGTCCTTTGTAGAGCTTCGTATCTGGCGGGTGCCGCAGCCGGTGAAGGGATCGATACACGATCTCAAATATGCCCTCGCCTATATTGTCGATGGCGTCTGTGTGCTGCGCTACGACAATGAGGCAGGCAAGGGCGATCACCGACATATCGGCGAGAGCGAAACGGCCTATGCCTTCACGACGCCCGCCGCATTGCTGGCGGACTTCTGGAAGGACGTGGACCAATGGAGGCAAAAATGA
- a CDS encoding mandelate racemase/muconate lactonizing enzyme family protein — protein sequence MRIVDVCEITQPISSPIRNAYIDFSKMTASLVAVVTDVVRDGKRVVGYGFNSNGRYGQGGLIRERFRDRILEAAPASLLDDARDNLDPHKIWAAMMTNEKPGGHGERSVAVGTLDMAIWDAVAKIEGKPLFRMLAERHDREANPRVFVYAAGGYYYPGKDNSALCAEMRGYLDRGYNVVKMKIGGASIEEDRGRIEAVLNEIGSQAQLAVDANGRFDLETGIAYAKMLRDYPLFWYEEIGDPLDYALQAAISEYYPGPMATGENLFSHQDARNLLRHGGMRPDRDWLQFDCALSYGLVEYLRTLDVLKQFGWSPTRCIPHGGHQMSLNIAAGLGLGGNESYPDLFQPYGGFPDGVKVIDGHITMPELPGIGFEGKSDLIKVMHELAE from the coding sequence ATGCGTATCGTTGACGTCTGCGAAATCACGCAGCCTATCTCGTCCCCCATCCGCAATGCCTATATCGACTTCAGCAAGATGACGGCCAGTCTGGTCGCGGTCGTCACGGACGTGGTTCGCGATGGCAAGCGCGTCGTCGGCTACGGCTTCAATTCGAACGGACGCTACGGCCAGGGCGGCCTGATCCGCGAGCGGTTCCGCGACCGGATACTCGAAGCCGCACCGGCAAGCCTGCTCGACGACGCGCGCGACAATCTCGACCCGCACAAGATCTGGGCGGCGATGATGACCAACGAAAAGCCCGGCGGTCACGGCGAACGATCGGTCGCGGTCGGCACGCTCGACATGGCGATCTGGGACGCGGTCGCCAAGATTGAGGGCAAGCCGCTGTTCCGTATGCTTGCTGAGCGCCATGACCGCGAGGCCAATCCGCGCGTCTTCGTCTATGCGGCGGGCGGCTATTATTATCCCGGCAAGGACAACAGCGCGCTGTGCGCCGAGATGCGCGGCTATCTGGATCGCGGCTACAATGTCGTGAAGATGAAGATCGGCGGCGCCTCCATCGAAGAAGACCGCGGCCGGATCGAGGCGGTGCTGAACGAGATCGGCTCTCAAGCGCAGTTGGCCGTCGACGCCAATGGCCGCTTCGACCTCGAAACTGGCATCGCCTATGCCAAGATGCTGCGTGACTATCCTCTGTTCTGGTATGAGGAGATCGGCGATCCGCTCGATTATGCGTTGCAGGCGGCAATCTCGGAATATTATCCTGGCCCGATGGCGACCGGCGAGAATCTGTTCTCGCATCAGGATGCGCGCAACCTGCTCCGCCATGGCGGCATGCGCCCCGATCGCGACTGGTTGCAATTCGACTGCGCGCTGTCCTACGGGCTGGTCGAATATCTGCGGACGCTCGACGTGCTCAAGCAGTTCGGCTGGTCGCCCACACGCTGTATCCCGCATGGCGGGCACCAGATGTCGCTCAACATTGCGGCGGGCCTGGGCCTGGGCGGCAATGAGAGCTATCCCGACCTGTTCCAGCCCTATGGCGGGTTCCCGGACGGAGTGAAGGTGATCGACGGCCACATCACCATGCCCGAACTTCCTGGCATCGGTTTCGAGGGGAAGTCCGACCTCATCAAGGTCATGCACGAATTGGCGGAATGA
- a CDS encoding ParB/RepB/Spo0J family partition protein: MELKHIDIACLSVSPTNMRGVKKAPDLTNILPSVRARGILVPLIVRQNGSPETYEIVAGKRRYHAALAVAEESGSIDPLPCAIMEAGDDAAALEASLIENIARLDPDEMTQCETFTRLVREGRNVEDISLTFGLTALQVKRTLALGNLMPRIRNLYRADRIDAVTVRHLTLATKGQQRGWLALLDSESDHAPKGQNLKFWLMSSVALSTKVALFDLTSYSGEVISDLFGEDSYFACPSDFWTAQMAAVEDRAAGYREAGWPEVVVMERGEYFHSWEYERFPKKKGGRVYVATSHRGEVTFHEGYLTTKEARRREKGKAAIKPVRPEISAPIQNYVDLHRHAAVRWMSCARRRKRWTRVCVPHGHETAGSSAARSAAYAAPMSKHAMGDPTAFRARNCHGHSHG; this comes from the coding sequence ATGGAACTCAAGCATATCGACATCGCCTGCCTCTCGGTTTCGCCCACCAACATGCGGGGCGTGAAGAAGGCACCGGACCTGACCAATATCCTGCCGTCCGTTCGCGCGCGTGGCATCCTCGTGCCGTTGATCGTGCGGCAGAATGGATCACCAGAGACGTATGAGATCGTAGCAGGCAAGCGGCGCTACCATGCAGCGCTGGCCGTGGCGGAGGAAAGCGGGAGCATCGATCCGCTACCCTGCGCGATCATGGAAGCGGGTGACGACGCGGCAGCGCTGGAAGCGTCGCTGATCGAGAATATCGCACGCCTGGACCCTGACGAGATGACTCAATGCGAAACATTTACGCGGCTGGTCCGGGAAGGCCGCAATGTGGAGGACATTTCCCTTACCTTCGGCCTGACCGCATTACAGGTGAAGCGCACCCTTGCGTTGGGCAATCTCATGCCCCGCATCCGCAATCTCTATCGGGCCGACAGGATCGATGCCGTCACCGTTCGGCACCTGACCCTTGCCACCAAGGGGCAGCAGCGGGGCTGGCTGGCATTGCTCGACAGCGAGAGCGATCATGCCCCCAAGGGTCAGAATCTCAAATTTTGGCTGATGAGTAGTGTAGCCCTTTCCACCAAGGTCGCGCTGTTCGACCTTACCAGCTATTCCGGTGAGGTCATTTCCGATCTGTTCGGCGAGGACAGCTATTTCGCCTGCCCCTCCGATTTCTGGACGGCGCAGATGGCGGCGGTCGAGGACCGAGCCGCAGGCTATCGCGAGGCGGGATGGCCGGAGGTCGTCGTCATGGAGCGCGGTGAGTATTTCCACAGTTGGGAGTATGAGCGCTTCCCGAAGAAGAAAGGCGGGCGCGTCTATGTCGCCACCAGCCATCGCGGCGAAGTCACCTTCCATGAGGGCTATCTGACCACCAAGGAAGCCCGGAGGCGTGAGAAAGGCAAAGCTGCAATCAAGCCGGTGCGCCCGGAGATCAGCGCGCCGATCCAGAACTATGTCGATTTGCACCGCCATGCCGCCGTGCGCTGGATGAGCTGCGCGAGGCGGCGGAAGCGCTGGACCCGCGTCTGTGTTCCGCATGGCCACGAGACAGCCGGTTCGAGCGCCGCGCGTTCGGCTGCATACGCCGCGCCTATGTCGAAGCACGCTATGGGCGATCCTACCGCATTTCGGGCGAGGAACTGTCATGGGCATTCGCACGGGTAG
- a CDS encoding DUF6118 family protein, which translates to MDDEQSLLDEPEPDPRPKNAAAEAFAHLSERVAAMEERLDRRMAVMARALEHIAIEKQSLEFPDYGPTLAKMNGYLATLAGQTKTIMDAPAMQLTPESMAERIDVAADAARATDKATIKKSQELHYQVHADQMRAVGTIRTKQKQRWHMLYCGGGAALAVSLLWLIYPGWAASTGPQSWLWPERVARRTLGEASLWDAGIRLMRAGNPDGWQVIVDAADLARDNRNTIAVCEKATAKAKAKERCVAPSRKETRRPDHIQVGR; encoded by the coding sequence ATGGACGACGAACAGAGCCTATTGGACGAACCGGAGCCGGACCCCCGGCCCAAAAACGCCGCCGCCGAGGCGTTCGCGCACCTCTCGGAGCGTGTTGCCGCTATGGAGGAGCGGTTAGACAGGCGCATGGCGGTAATGGCCCGCGCGCTTGAGCATATCGCCATAGAGAAGCAGAGCCTCGAATTCCCCGACTACGGGCCGACGCTTGCCAAGATGAACGGCTATCTAGCGACGTTGGCGGGGCAGACGAAGACAATCATGGATGCACCCGCCATGCAGTTGACGCCGGAGAGCATGGCGGAACGGATTGATGTCGCGGCGGATGCCGCACGAGCTACGGACAAGGCTACTATCAAGAAGTCGCAGGAATTGCATTATCAAGTCCATGCGGATCAAATGCGCGCGGTCGGGACCATTCGGACCAAACAGAAACAGCGCTGGCACATGCTCTATTGCGGCGGCGGCGCGGCACTGGCCGTGTCGCTTCTGTGGCTGATCTATCCCGGCTGGGCGGCCAGCACCGGCCCGCAAAGCTGGCTCTGGCCGGAACGGGTGGCCCGTCGCACGCTAGGCGAGGCATCGCTATGGGATGCCGGTATCCGACTCATGCGCGCCGGGAACCCGGACGGGTGGCAGGTGATTGTGGATGCCGCCGACTTGGCGCGGGACAACAGAAACACCATCGCGGTGTGCGAGAAAGCTACCGCAAAGGCAAAGGCAAAGGAGCGGTGCGTTGCGCCATCAAGAAAGGAAACCCGGCGTCCTGACCATATTCAAGTTGGAAGGTAA
- a CDS encoding helix-turn-helix transcriptional regulator → MPNTDRIIRLKTVLDRTGLSRSTIYRKIAEGTFPRQVPISVHGAGWHESAVNRWVADPAAYRPDNDNPPSLGKSGHGEG, encoded by the coding sequence ATGCCCAACACCGATCGTATCATTCGCCTCAAAACCGTTCTCGACCGCACCGGCCTTTCCCGGTCCACCATCTACCGCAAGATCGCGGAAGGGACATTCCCTCGGCAAGTGCCGATCAGCGTCCATGGTGCTGGCTGGCACGAGTCCGCCGTCAATCGCTGGGTCGCCGATCCCGCCGCTTACCGGCCGGACAACGACAATCCTCCATCGCTTGGGAAGTCTGGCCATGGAGAAGGGTGA
- a CDS encoding conjugal transfer protein TraD — protein sequence MRDWAVARRERTRHLIELGGLVIKAGLVDLTDDDRATLYGAFITVADRLRGEERANALALWKRKGKRAFEAEQGDG from the coding sequence ATGCGGGACTGGGCCGTCGCACGCCGCGAACGCACGCGGCACCTGATCGAACTGGGCGGCCTCGTCATCAAGGCGGGCCTAGTCGATCTCACCGATGATGATCGCGCGACGCTCTACGGCGCGTTCATCACCGTTGCGGACCGGCTGCGCGGCGAGGAACGGGCCAACGCACTTGCCCTCTGGAAGCGCAAAGGCAAGCGGGCCTTCGAGGCGGAACAGGGCGACGGTTAG